The uncultured Desulfatiglans sp. DNA window CAAGTAGGTTCTCTGTAAACGCCTCGGATTCTTTGGTTTGCACCACATTGCCGGCCATATCCGGGCTGGATGTTGGCAGCCGACGCCCCCGTCGGTAGCGAAGGTAGCCTTCTTCCAGGATCGAGGCGATCTCTGAAATCGTTTCTTCGAGATCGCGTTTTGCGGATTCTCTGAATTCCATCGTGTCCTCCTTGCGGCGACCGCCGGGTCATTGTGGATGCCGCGGGGAGGGATGGGTCAGCCGCGAGGTTTCGACCGCGGAGTCCATTGGTCCGCCCCGAAGGGCAGGTCCGCCGGCACCCACAACGGTCTCCGTTCTCACGGCCGATTCCGCTGTCTGGTGTTTCTCTTCCGCCGGGCATATTCACCCGGCTTCGGTCGATACCTACCGGAGGACCCCTCGGGGTGTCGGGCCGAGTTGACCAGGCGGGCGTTAACAGCGTCCGAAAAAGGAACGGAGAATCGGAGAATCCGAGGGGCACATCGGAGAACGGCGGGCGCGAACGTCAACGTCCTTGGTTGAAACTCGAAAGCTGTGAGGGGAACGGAGAATTGGAGAGAATGTTCTGGCTGGCGTAAGTCGGCGTGGACACGCCTGAAACGACAAAACCCCGAGGGAATGATCCCACGGGGTTTCGTGCTAACAAATGACCGTCGAAATCGACGGATTGAATTTTGGCTCCCCGGGACAGACTCGAACTGCCGACCAAGTGGTTAACAGCCACCCGCTCTACCGACTGAGCTACCGGGGAATGGCGTGATTCGAAGCAATTTTTTTAGCAGGATTTGTGCGGGAGGTCAACAAAAAATTTGGGCCGCGAGCGGCGGGCGGGCAATCCGCTTGACAGGTGCGGGCAGAGTCTCTATGTATCAGGTAGCTTTCACGTCTAAACCCTCAAGGTGAGAAACACCCTCATGAAGCAGATCGTTCTCGGCACCGCCGGCCACATCGA harbors:
- a CDS encoding hypothetical protein (Evidence 5 : Unknown function), which codes for MEFRESAKRDLEETISEIASILEEGYLRYRRGRRLPTSSPDMAGNVVQTKESEAFTENLLDCSADRSLHSCSG